A region of Halomonas sp. I5-271120 DNA encodes the following proteins:
- a CDS encoding endonuclease → MKRKMSHAAIATAMVLSSQSAFAFIAGSWNVKQLGWGDHKEYEQVAHIAQSMDLIALQEVMSPEALETLVEVMEQSSGEEWGVMASRAIGRGSYEEHYAYVWRESAVDYSGQAVIFLDSRDIFSREPFLAKFRSEKTGQEVAFANIHVLYGDSVGDRLPEIQALDDIWDFMSETYPGIPRVIAGDFNLDPGHPGWSELTEQGVRPMFREGATTLSSHDGRYANLYDNLWLKPGELDITDAGMIRFPEVLGISHEVARKKVSDHAPIYMALEGAELQLQAYDAGAGVTLSDSAYGAPECINLNTASQAELEELPHIGPSRAELILQDGPWSGAKSLQRIRGLGDSRTQDIEDSGMLCAG, encoded by the coding sequence ATGAAAAGGAAGATGAGTCATGCTGCCATTGCTACGGCGATGGTGCTGTCCAGCCAGTCTGCGTTCGCGTTCATAGCTGGTTCGTGGAACGTCAAGCAACTTGGCTGGGGGGATCACAAGGAGTACGAGCAGGTGGCGCACATCGCCCAGAGCATGGACCTGATCGCCTTGCAGGAAGTCATGAGCCCCGAAGCCTTGGAAACGCTGGTTGAGGTCATGGAACAGTCCAGCGGCGAAGAATGGGGGGTGATGGCAAGTCGGGCGATCGGCCGGGGCAGCTACGAAGAGCACTACGCCTACGTCTGGCGTGAGAGCGCCGTCGACTATTCAGGGCAGGCGGTGATCTTTCTCGACAGCCGTGACATCTTCTCTCGGGAGCCCTTCCTGGCGAAGTTTCGTTCCGAGAAGACCGGCCAGGAGGTGGCCTTCGCGAACATCCACGTCCTCTACGGCGACTCGGTGGGTGATCGGCTGCCCGAGATTCAGGCACTGGATGACATCTGGGACTTCATGTCGGAAACCTACCCGGGTATCCCGCGGGTGATCGCCGGGGACTTCAACCTCGATCCGGGTCACCCTGGTTGGTCCGAGCTGACAGAACAGGGCGTTCGTCCGATGTTCCGTGAGGGTGCCACCACCCTCAGTTCCCATGATGGGCGGTATGCCAACCTCTACGACAATCTTTGGCTCAAACCGGGAGAGCTGGATATCACGGATGCGGGGATGATCCGATTCCCGGAGGTGCTGGGCATCAGTCACGAAGTGGCGAGGAAAAAGGTGTCAGACCATGCACCGATCTATATGGCGCTGGAAGGGGCGGAGCTTCAACTTCAAGCCTACGATGCTGGCGCTGGCGTTACCCTCTCAGACAGCGCCTACGGCGCTCCTGAGTGCATCAACCTCAATACGGCGAGCCAGGCCGAGCTGGAAGAGCTGCCGCACATTGGCCCGAGCCGTGCAGAGTTGATCCTTCAGGACGGGCCCTGGAGCGGTGCGAAGTCACTGCAGCGCATCAGGGGGCTTGGTGATTCTCGCACTCAGGACATAGAAGACAGCGGCATGCTGTGTGCGGGATAG
- a CDS encoding SNF2-related protein, with the protein MDDAGYRIDIQHAGMQDVVLGRYSAALINPPFSIPLASPNLTPYEGVTHYGRHGPNTSALSHEYALAQALAHADIVGALLPRTTTNRLLSGEFGEKAYGRLRAVYSLPSDTFSAEQVEAVTTDLLVFGSHRRSASQAIVRERIDQDSQPAGLGGLSCRTEAQLGAARIRLVDIDDTGPAITTPVTGDPRVTMTRAGRAVKLVFRDGATEARVLNALMMKQLISTHHHRYPAKTHYAGQLRLSLDVIAMQEDPGAALDELADMIESAGGQPEVTAQLRNGLASVVHEHRKMSVPYGRVVYRKGAPDFRATARKMGMINRQQRGAAVAPGEEVQAQRTEQGFNVTTPRGVFQCEHDAFLALFEIEEDAAGADYWEEVHPPIKARFPQQIAQLERRAKARGLDQWLTWDFQLEDLCELAFRPRGGICGWQMALGKTRLALALAILLEGPSLIVVKSRLVDELYRELETLGVPESSYQAIEGAGDTHELRKVNIISYDRLKRPLDPRLPKLTLAKRLKGRISNVICDEGGVLSNLHSQQTRALWQLGGRRRYAFDGTPMANYPREMLPLASWAVGEERSYQPYSVSGGHLDAAHFRSAEFQQTGRQAFLDHFVTFEWATNEFLDSGVGAKREIPKIRSGNVPRFRQWIGPQIKRRVQQEPAVAKHVAFPVPTLHEPISIDWDLDHLMLYVEAVEDFANWYREYAREQDENGKALNLTVILARLEACFKAANAPHTVSGFSRPYHPLTSKQRACIEMVEKEVAKGRRPIVFARSPSVLSRLSKELGKRGVSNLVFTGKETIKRRMAKLNANIREGDAQVMLASLGVTQDGLNLPQLNTFIFYNRSFKSRQEFQAIYRLIRPTQDKDVYGYFLHMAGSIDEYQGQLIEWKMLASEAGLDYGEAISDESEFVHFDAFFRGFIETLPDLKAQIEAMRGQQVA; encoded by the coding sequence TTGGACGACGCCGGCTATCGCATCGACATCCAGCATGCCGGCATGCAGGACGTGGTCTTGGGACGCTACAGCGCGGCACTGATCAATCCGCCGTTCTCGATCCCGCTGGCCAGTCCGAACCTGACGCCATACGAGGGGGTGACGCACTACGGGCGCCACGGGCCTAACACCTCGGCCCTGTCTCATGAGTACGCGCTGGCACAAGCCCTGGCGCATGCCGACATCGTCGGTGCCCTCCTACCCCGCACCACGACCAACCGTCTCCTGTCCGGGGAATTCGGCGAGAAAGCCTATGGCCGACTCCGCGCGGTGTACTCCCTGCCGAGCGACACCTTCTCGGCCGAGCAGGTGGAGGCGGTCACCACCGATCTGCTCGTTTTCGGCAGTCACCGGAGGAGCGCCAGCCAAGCCATCGTTCGCGAGCGTATCGACCAGGACAGCCAGCCCGCAGGACTTGGCGGCCTGAGCTGCCGAACCGAAGCGCAACTTGGTGCGGCTCGCATCCGTCTTGTCGACATCGATGATACTGGCCCGGCGATCACCACCCCGGTGACCGGCGATCCACGCGTGACCATGACCCGGGCCGGTCGTGCGGTGAAGCTGGTTTTTCGTGATGGCGCAACCGAAGCCCGGGTGCTGAACGCCCTGATGATGAAACAGCTTATCTCCACTCATCATCACCGCTACCCGGCCAAGACCCACTATGCCGGCCAACTGCGTCTGAGCCTCGATGTCATCGCCATGCAAGAGGATCCGGGCGCTGCTCTGGATGAGCTGGCTGATATGATCGAGAGTGCCGGTGGTCAACCGGAAGTTACGGCGCAGCTGCGCAATGGACTGGCCTCAGTGGTCCACGAACACCGCAAGATGTCCGTTCCCTACGGCCGCGTCGTCTATCGCAAGGGCGCCCCAGACTTCCGCGCCACGGCTCGGAAGATGGGCATGATCAATCGCCAGCAGCGCGGTGCAGCGGTTGCCCCCGGGGAGGAGGTACAGGCCCAGCGAACAGAGCAGGGCTTCAATGTCACTACACCTCGAGGAGTTTTCCAGTGCGAGCATGACGCATTTCTCGCGCTGTTCGAGATCGAAGAGGATGCGGCCGGGGCGGACTATTGGGAGGAGGTTCACCCACCCATCAAGGCTCGATTCCCTCAGCAGATCGCCCAGCTCGAGCGTCGCGCCAAGGCCCGCGGCCTGGATCAGTGGCTGACTTGGGATTTCCAGCTTGAGGACTTGTGCGAACTTGCCTTCCGGCCTCGCGGTGGCATCTGTGGTTGGCAAATGGCGCTAGGGAAGACAAGGCTTGCGCTGGCGCTGGCCATCCTGCTCGAGGGACCGTCCCTGATCGTGGTCAAGTCGCGCTTGGTGGATGAGCTCTACCGCGAGCTGGAAACCCTCGGCGTGCCCGAGTCGAGCTATCAAGCTATCGAGGGGGCGGGAGACACGCACGAGTTGCGCAAGGTAAACATCATCTCCTACGACCGGCTCAAACGCCCGCTCGATCCCCGGTTGCCCAAGCTTACACTGGCAAAGCGGCTCAAGGGGCGGATCTCTAACGTCATTTGCGACGAGGGCGGTGTACTCTCGAATCTTCATTCGCAGCAGACCCGGGCACTCTGGCAGCTGGGCGGACGGCGCCGCTATGCCTTCGATGGCACGCCTATGGCCAATTATCCACGCGAGATGTTGCCGCTGGCGTCGTGGGCAGTGGGCGAAGAGCGCAGCTACCAGCCCTACTCTGTTTCAGGGGGGCATCTGGATGCCGCGCACTTCCGCAGCGCCGAGTTCCAGCAGACCGGCCGCCAGGCATTCCTCGACCATTTCGTTACGTTCGAATGGGCTACAAACGAGTTCCTGGACTCGGGCGTAGGAGCGAAGCGCGAGATCCCGAAGATTCGCAGCGGCAACGTACCTCGTTTTCGTCAGTGGATCGGGCCGCAGATCAAACGTCGTGTTCAGCAAGAGCCCGCGGTCGCAAAGCATGTTGCTTTTCCGGTGCCAACGCTACACGAGCCGATCTCCATTGATTGGGATCTCGATCACTTGATGCTGTATGTCGAAGCCGTAGAAGACTTCGCGAACTGGTACCGCGAGTATGCCCGCGAGCAAGACGAGAATGGCAAAGCCCTCAACCTGACCGTGATACTGGCCCGGCTTGAGGCCTGTTTCAAAGCCGCAAACGCGCCTCATACCGTCTCAGGCTTCTCTCGCCCTTACCACCCGCTGACCAGCAAGCAGCGTGCTTGTATCGAAATGGTCGAAAAGGAGGTGGCAAAAGGCCGGCGCCCGATCGTGTTTGCACGCAGTCCATCTGTGCTGTCTCGACTGAGCAAGGAGCTGGGCAAGCGCGGGGTATCCAATCTGGTGTTCACTGGGAAGGAGACCATCAAGAGACGCATGGCCAAGCTCAACGCCAATATCCGCGAGGGCGACGCCCAAGTCATGCTGGCGAGCCTTGGTGTCACCCAGGACGGCCTCAATCTCCCGCAACTGAACACCTTCATTTTCTACAACCGCTCTTTCAAATCACGACAAGAATTTCAGGCCATCTATAGGCTTATCCGACCAACGCAGGATAAGGACGTGTATGGCTACTTTCTCCACATGGCCGGGTCGATCGATGAGTACCAAGGCCAGTTGATCGAGTGGAAAATGCTGGCCAGCGAGGCAGGTCTTGATTATGGGGAAGCCATCAGCGACGAAAGTGAGTTCGTGCATTTCGATGCATTCTTCCGTGGCTTCATTGAAACGCTGCCAGACTTGAAAGCGCAGATTGAAGCCATGCGGGGGCAGCAAGTGGCCTGA
- a CDS encoding DNA cytosine methyltransferase, translating into MNAKTASLQASRAWKTQFSLDFAGELVVDLFAGGGGASTGLEMGLNRPVDIAINHDPDAISMHEINHPGATHYQSDVFEVDPLLATKGQPVGHFHASPDCTHHSQARGGQPRKKAIRSLSWVVHKWAGKVRPRVITLENVEAMLDWSPLQAKRCKTSGRVVKVDGMVARPGERVPLQEQFLVPDKRRKGHNWQHFVQGLRDMGYEVQWRTLRAKDYGAPTRRERLFLIARCDGQPITWPEPTHALPEARHGRKLPAKGQQLLHHRSAADCMDWSIPVRSVFTRKRPLAAATQRRIARGLSRFVLNCGEPFILPIANWSAGEVVHSIQEPLRTITAWPRGGSFSVVAPTMIQVGYGERKGQSPRCLDLHKPLGTVVAGGVKHALCMGFMAQMNGGYNETPGHHLKKPMSTICGRGTQQQLVTAQMARVAPCSALPHTSGQPAHRQRIDGPLQPTIQAMALQTADFLIRNGGADASPCASIEDKLKLVTIYHQEDTFLLVDIGLRMLEPRELYRAQGFPDSYVIDRGHDGRKLTKTAQTRMVGNSVSPLPMAAIVRANHSVSQVAEKVGAA; encoded by the coding sequence ATGAACGCCAAGACAGCATCCCTGCAGGCCTCACGGGCATGGAAGACCCAGTTTTCTCTCGACTTCGCCGGCGAGCTGGTTGTCGATCTATTTGCCGGTGGCGGTGGCGCTTCGACTGGATTGGAAATGGGCCTGAATCGGCCAGTCGACATCGCTATCAACCATGACCCCGACGCCATCAGCATGCATGAGATCAACCACCCCGGTGCGACCCATTACCAATCGGATGTTTTCGAGGTCGATCCCCTATTGGCCACCAAGGGGCAGCCGGTCGGCCACTTTCATGCCTCGCCCGACTGTACCCACCATTCTCAGGCTCGGGGTGGGCAGCCCCGGAAGAAGGCCATCCGGTCGCTCAGCTGGGTCGTGCATAAGTGGGCGGGCAAGGTACGCCCTCGCGTAATCACACTGGAAAACGTCGAAGCGATGCTGGACTGGTCCCCTCTCCAGGCTAAACGCTGCAAGACCTCCGGGCGCGTGGTGAAGGTGGACGGCATGGTCGCCCGCCCCGGGGAACGTGTGCCGCTGCAGGAGCAGTTTCTGGTACCGGACAAGCGCCGTAAGGGACACAACTGGCAGCACTTCGTGCAGGGCCTGCGAGATATGGGCTACGAGGTGCAATGGCGGACGCTGCGAGCAAAGGACTACGGTGCCCCTACCCGCCGCGAGCGCCTGTTCCTGATTGCCCGCTGCGATGGTCAGCCGATCACCTGGCCTGAGCCGACGCACGCACTGCCAGAGGCCCGTCATGGACGGAAGCTTCCTGCCAAGGGCCAGCAGCTGCTCCATCACCGCTCTGCGGCGGACTGTATGGACTGGTCGATCCCCGTCCGAAGCGTGTTTACTCGAAAGCGCCCGCTGGCGGCAGCGACTCAGCGCCGGATCGCGCGAGGATTGTCCCGGTTTGTCTTGAACTGTGGTGAGCCCTTCATCCTGCCGATCGCCAACTGGAGTGCCGGAGAGGTCGTTCACTCCATCCAAGAACCACTCAGGACCATCACGGCATGGCCTCGAGGGGGTAGTTTCTCGGTGGTCGCGCCGACGATGATCCAGGTGGGCTATGGCGAGCGCAAAGGCCAGTCTCCGCGCTGCCTGGATCTGCACAAGCCCCTCGGGACTGTAGTAGCTGGTGGGGTGAAGCATGCGCTGTGCATGGGCTTCATGGCGCAGATGAACGGCGGGTACAACGAAACACCGGGCCACCACCTTAAGAAACCAATGAGCACGATTTGTGGACGGGGCACCCAGCAGCAGTTGGTCACTGCCCAAATGGCTCGCGTGGCACCCTGCTCTGCCCTGCCACACACCTCGGGGCAGCCGGCGCACCGGCAGCGCATTGACGGCCCCCTGCAGCCAACCATCCAGGCCATGGCCCTGCAGACTGCCGACTTCCTGATCCGCAACGGCGGGGCCGACGCCAGTCCCTGTGCCTCGATCGAGGACAAGCTGAAGCTGGTCACCATCTATCACCAGGAAGACACCTTCCTGCTCGTTGATATCGGTCTGCGCATGCTGGAACCGCGAGAGCTGTATCGCGCCCAGGGCTTCCCTGACAGCTACGTCATCGACCGCGGGCACGACGGCCGGAAGCTGACGAAAACAGCGCAGACACGAATGGTGGGCAACAGCGTGTCCCCACTGCCAATGGCTGCCATCGTCCGAGCTAATCATTCGGTCTCTCAGGTAGCCGAGAAGGTGGGGGCTGCATGA